Part of the Ictalurus furcatus strain D&B chromosome 28, Billie_1.0, whole genome shotgun sequence genome is shown below.
tttttttaaatctatcttCTCCAATGGTACTGATAATTCCTGGCATACAGGACTGCAGAAATATCCTCCGTCTAATGATGTGTACAGGGATGTGACTCATCAGATTATTCTGCAGTCCACTTGGACAGCAATATAAAGATGAAATAACCCCATAATACTGTTGTGCCCTGAAGACacacccactttttttttttttttacatttttatgcctTTTGTCTTCTAGAATCTGTAACGCAGCCAAATCTGTGGTTGATGGTGAACCCTTGTTTGGCCTGTCCCATCAAATACCCTGTTAGAGACAAAATGCCATCGCTTCCAAAACTAACAATAGACAGATCTGCGTCAGGTCCTGCCCTGGATGTGCCTGGACAAAACCTGCACCTGCTGTCGTTGTCTGATGAAACCTGTCTGGATGAATCGCTGCGTGACACTTCTCTCTCAAGTGAATATCAGGTGAGACCTTAACAGCATCAAAGTGTGCACTTGGCAGGTTTTTCCATTTCCTTAGACCagtggttcacaaacttttgtcaAAAGTttctttgatttaaaataaatttattttattaatgaaacacattaggtccaagctgtttattattattattattattattattattattattattattattataggccAACATGAGTTATTCAGGTTTGGATGAAACTAATTAAATTTAAGTGACCAGTCAAAGGCTAGTGTGttgtaacaaaaacaatgaaaacatcccagttttttcttcctcagtaaGAAACTGGATAATCACAGATCTTACCATCTCGATGTTGTTCTTAACCACAATGTAGGCTCTGTTACAAGAGCTCTGCATCCTTGACATTTCTTCCCAAATGGCGCTTTATAGAAGCAGCACTCCTCTATCATTCAAGCTCACAGATGACGCATCCTCGGAGGACGTGGCAATCTGCCGTAAGGTGAAAGGTACCCGGAGGGGTCGAGCCCCAAAGGGGCCGTCTTCACGCAGGCTAGGCCTGGCTCAAAGCAGGAGGCTGCAGAGAGTCCTGCAGGACAGCCACAACTTGAAGAGCGGTGCCTGGCCTCGCCCGCCAGTCAACTACTGCATCCTCATAGCCATGGCGCTGAGCAGCAGTCGCTCTGGCAGTCTGAACGTACAGCAAATCTACAACTTTGCCAGGTGAGCAAAGGATTTGAGATTGGGTGTCTTGAGAAACCGTTTTAGCAAGTGGGTTatatctgttttgtttgtttttcttcttccttccttatTTGACACGCTCGTACAGCTGAGCCATGTAACGTCTGGAAGCTTGTAAGCAAACTGTTAATCAGAAAAGTCCATTCTGATCAATTCGAGGCGATCATGATCAAATCCAACACAACTGCTATTCAATGGCGTTCCTATTAATTTAGGAAACGTTTGGGCTGGTGGCCTAAATAATTGAGTTCTAAGCAATCCCATTTCTGTATTCATTTTTGAAATAATACTATTATCAGACTGATGCCTGATGCTAACCAATTGACTGAAATCTACTGCATTGTGTAGCAGCAGGGTGTTGTGGAACTTTGAGTCCAGCTCTTGCTTTAACttctccactacttctatgtTGGATTTCTTATTAATGGTgctcttgggtttttttgttttgttttgttttggttttttttttaaactggctAACAGCAAAACCTGACAATTGTCACTTTTGTTTGaggtcatttaattatttatttttttccctcctgttAAATGGTCTTGTAATACAACTGCTAACTTCTCACTGAAATTAACCAACCAACTAGACCAGCCTCACTGTACACAtagtaaacattttaacatgGACATTTCATGATCCAGGTATTGTTTATAGTATCAGTGCATCTTTGTGTACAGTagcacttttacatttaaaaaaaaaaaaaaaaaaaaacttatttccGGCATTGTTCAACCCTGAATCTTTTGGACATCCTGTTAATCCTCTTTCCAGGGAGCACTTCCCTTTCTTCCTAACGGCACCCGAAGGCTGGAAAAACACCATCCGCCACAACCTGTGTTTCAGCACCAGCTTCAGAAAGACACCGCAGCAGGTGACCGGCGACGGGAAGAGGAAGTCCTGCCTGTGGCACCTGACGCTGGATGGTCGGAGAAGACTGAGGAACGAAATCCACACGCTCACAGCAGACTCGTTCCGGATGCTGAAGAGGAGCATGAACTACCCAGGTCAGATACTCATACTGGCATTGAGGTGGCAAGTGCTTTGAATCTTTCATTCtgggtgtgtctttgttttgtttttctcctacTTTACAGATATGATTCAAGCGCTGTTTGAGTTGTAATCTGGCTCAGGAGCCTGGAGGGTTGAAAAGAAGAATGAACTTGTGCACATTTTTGCTTGTGGTCATTGTATGCACTAGAGCTTTTCTTGAACATTTAcgtagtgtgtgcgtgtgtgtgagtgaatttttctgatttgctgtgtCACATTTATGCTTTATATAAAGTctcttggtttttgtttttttcttttcgttttgGAAATAAATATACTATTATCTGCATTCATTTAGCGGAACGTTATTGTTTATTACTCACCACCTGCCTGCAGGGTCAGAAGATTTAATGATGGagatttaaaatgatataaacTTATGGCAAATAATGGTGAAGATTTATTATGCTGGATCCCTGCACACGTTGCTAAGAAGTGACACCTGTACCCACAGAGAAAATTGTATAGTGGATGCGTCACTTCTCGTCGAGTATCAATATGGTAAGAGAGGCTGTTGAGGGAGCAGTTGTTTTATAGAGTGAggaacaggagctaacttgtttagCAGACAttccaacattaaatgtagctcttaaacagattaataataaataaagtacaacCTGACCTtcttctaataaaaaaaaatcagtgttagaaatttgctgtggtataaaaggaataaaacaattcagacgagctgttattggaaaataatcaataaacatGTGGATATTATATACAACTATTACACTGTAAAGGAATTCAACCtttttttatgtaaacacaaacgatataaaacacttaagaataatataataatctcaCGTTATAACTTCCACAATTGGTGTAGTGTAAAATTCGGGGTTTTATAGTAGTAGAGATTATCGTGCAGTTCAGTGACAATCCAGCAGGTGGCAGTAATGAACTGCGATTAAAGTTTTCCCGCTCATCCGGGCCACTAGAGGGCGGTAATGTTCCCGTTACGCACCTTCctcagaatatatatttttctcagaCGCTAATGATCGTGTTTGCTAACACGAGAAACCACTGAGGTCTTAAAATGGGGGCGTTTTATTGTGCCGTATGCAGACAAACGGATTTTTCAGGAAAAGGTCACATCTACGGGAAAAGCCACCAGAGTAGACTGAAAGTGGTTCTGGTGAAATTCCTGGATAAGGTAAGCTTGGGTTAGCAGAGAATACGCAGAAGCTAATGCGCTAGTTATTCGGCTAACTGCTGCGTTATAAATAGCACGGAtaagtgcactagataggggGGTGGTATCATTAATGTACATGTagtatgtagtgcacttatgtAGTGCACTTGTGTAGGGAGTAATGAGATATTTGGGATTGCTGCGTTGAGTGTTACTTTCGGACGTGAATAATAAACAACTTCCTTAATCATTGgctgtttaaatatattttttaattaaataaatgaatatatatattaaaattccTGGTAAATTCAGGTGCTTTGGATTTGTGTAAAATGATTgttaaattattgaaaaaatctacaataaatttatatataaatacatttaaattatttaaatttagcAAGTTTTGACTTGCTGTTAATTTTGTACTGAATCttgttttatacatatatttatatattcaaaaCTGCTTCAAATCTGTttgtaaattattaaaataataactaaaaatatatcatattCGCAATGTCTCACTGAAATTGCAAATAATTTATCGTGGTGTTATCGCGTGATATTGGCCGGCTCTAGTGGGAGACTCCTGTAACCTGACATGAGTTTTGTACTGTGTGAACATCAGTATCTGATCTACACCGACCAGATCAGATgatgtgtgaaaatccgatCTGATACGGTTTCCAGCTGAAACAACCCAACACCGATGTAGTCCTATCAGAGGGAAAAACTAAACATGTCCCGTTTCATGTATTTCACCATCACTGGACGCAGGTGAAAGAAGATTggtcaataaagattagtgagattACTGTTCCAGAATCAGTCGTTCAAGCCCAAGCCAtaacgctacctccaccatgtttcacagatgagctcgtatgttttggatcatgagcagatcctttctttctccatactttggcctttccggcacttttgtggctcatctctgtatttctttgtgaattccagtctgggtttcttactgctgatgagtggtttgcatcgtgtggtatgacctctatatttcACCTGCCGCAGGTTAGAGAAGCGCGGCGAACCCTGAAATGTCCACAGGTGGAGAAATTCGACGCTTCGCAGCATGAAGCTAAGTTTTGGTGTTACTGCTGCGAAGTGGAGGTGCAGAAACACGTGACTGACGGCAGAGTCGCTGTGCTTCACGGAGGACTGCTGGAGCACATGAGCACGTAAGACTTCACACACACCGAACCGCCTAGTGGATGATTACAGTAAGTTAAAATggttcactctgtgtgtgtgtgtgtgtgtgtgtgtgtactgctgTTCTGTTTCAGTCAAGAGCACCGCAAAAACACGAACGCCTTCTGGTGGAGAAACAAAGCAGACCCTAAACACAAAGAGAAGTTCATCATCACCGAGCAGGAGACTGACAGGTAGAGCAGATAAATATTTACCTGgtcttattattaatattattattgttattaagtgtgaagatttttttttcttcttcagattcAAGGAGGAAGTTGTCAAAGCACTCGGACAGTACGAAGAGAAAGAGGACACGCTTATTAAAGAAGTACGTTTTCCACGCCAAACATCTCCTCGCACGTTGTCGTTTACTGTTACAGATTACGAGTTCTAACGTCGAGGTTTCTTCTGTTACGGCCAGCAAGCTGCTTTAATCCGGTCGCAGGAGCAACACAGGCTGGAGGTTCTTCAGGCTCTAATAGAGGTTTGTGTTCCAGCAGTGAAGCAACAGTATCCATATCTCGGTGGACGAGCCGGCAGTCGTGTCGTACGTGTTTGAAAGATTTCCACGAAACGTGCTCGTGGACGCCGTCAGCGCGTCTGTTTAATTCAGCTCACAGAGCTTTCAGATAATACTAGACGTCGcaacaaagcagctttgcagaaaccCAGTTTTGGTTTGAGAAAAAGACGCGAATAAGTTGATCAGAAAGTATCGCTGGTAAAAACGAAAACGTGTACAGGAGCAGGCGGGCGAGATATGTCATTGGGGGCGGGGCTTGATTGGAATCAGATGCATCCTCTTctagttaataagacaaattaTGAAATGTGTTCAGAAATGCACAGGATGTTGGGTATATGATGATCACTGGCTGCATGTTTCATAACACGAGGCTTAGCAGCTGATGATTGGCTGCCTTTatccttttattttatattcatatttattttctcctcctGGTCTTtgccctttttttaaaaaaaaaaaaaaaaaaaaaggaaacactgAATAAAAGTGTCTTTTctagtttaaaatgtttttattttttaaatgtgatgcGTTATGTATGATGAGTGTGGGTTGTTACTGTTGACATTTCCTGAATCAAACCCAGCCTGATCCCGAGCTGCAGCAGTCCACTGAACCGGAGCAGCAGAACATCCAGCAGATGACCTGGTAAGAGATCCACAACTACGTTCGGCCAAGAAGTTTGGTGTCTGACATTTTTGTGCTGGGACTAGAGTAGCTGTACTTGACAAATCCCTGCTCTGGAGACATCAGTGCCAGACCACTCTAATGCTCTTGCAGCCGAATTGAGAacgaatccccacagccacgctccaaaatctaatcgaaagccttcccagaagagtggagctcattataacagcaaagtgagggggataaatctggaatgggacgttcaaaaagcacatacgaGTGTGACGGTTAGTTGCCCGTAAACCTTTGTTTGGCCTGCTTTGTGTCCGgcctcatcacaccacctcgtcgcagattattttcccataaccaCACCTCCTTATGAACAAAACCTCACTGTGTACCTAAACACTTTAATAACCTTATGGGGCGGCCATCTTGGTGTCATCTCGGTATTATTCCACGCAAGACGACGAGCGGCGGCGTACGAATTCACAACAGATACAGTTTCCACTAGTGACATATTACAACCGATCTTGTTAAGCCACACCCGACAAAGTTTGAAGTTGTTCGAGATCTGGATGTGAGGCAGATGATGCCGTATAATTCCACTTGTAAAAATGTTATACGTTTTTTATTAATGAGTTTATATGTTCAGTGTCATTTGAAGCAAATATCTGAAGACTTTATAGACAAATATTCAAGTGTTGCTTTACTTGTTTGTGACATCAGTCTGCTAGTTCCAGTGCAAAACTGAAGACGCTAACTTAAGACACCGAACACGTCATGGCTGATTTGAGGAAAGTGGGAATTGTGtgggggtttttgttgttgttttggcaaACTATTCCTTTTAGTTTTAGTAATCAGTTACACCATACATGACCATATAAGAACTGGTAGTTTGAGAAGTTATCATATTGATATTGTAGAAGGTGTAGGATGATAGTAACAGTTCAGTCGCACTGGATTCGACTCTCGTATCTCGCTAGCACGGGTTCAGAGCAGACGGGACGTTCTCACAGTGAACTGAACGAGCAGGCGGGCCCAAGCCGTAACGATCCCTTCATGCAGAGTCAGTGGGACGAGTCGGGACAAGGCCTCACGTTCATTGGCGATCAGGTAAATTTCGGAGAATTCATCGTGTCCTTGGCTTTTGATTCTTCATCACACTCGTTTGAGAAAGTCTAACCTTTGATGTTTCCGTTCGAAGGACTGCTATGACGGTGGAAACGTTCACACGGGTGAGTTAAACTCGAAAACCGTGTCGATTGAGATCGTTGAACGATTGCGCATATGAATGTTGTGTCGTGTCGTAGGGGCGGTGCCTCCATGGCTGCTGGAGGATCCCGAAGACGAGAGTGCGGGTAACTCGCAGGACATCGGtccatctctgcaggattttctTAAGCACAGTAAGCAGTTCTTTTTCGGTTGGAAAGATTCGGATTTCTACACTAGGTGTTTAAAGGGATAACCTGACCCAAAAATTGGCTACATGGCGACTGAACAATGAAGCTCCTGTTGGCCTTTTCTATTACGCCAGTTTTTAACCTCCCGTCTCAATCTCTGTCACAGAAGAGCAGCAGAAGCTCAAGAAGCTCCCAGCCAACCGCGTGGGCGCCAACTTCGACCACGGCTCACACACCGACGCCAACTGGCTTCCGTCTTTCGGCCGGGTGTGGAACAGCGGCAGACGCTGGCAGTCCAGGTGAGATCCGAGGATTAGACACCGCGCGTATCGTCGTATGATCTCGATAGTGGTTCAATCCCAAACCACTTTGGTGTTTCTTTTTCAGGCATCAGTTCAGGCAGGAGGAGGCTCAAAGTGGGCAGAAGAGAAGGAGGGAGCGTGGAGGAAAGGCAGCCAAGAAGCAGAAACATCTCACTAACGGAGACGTCTGATTACACCAAGTATTCATATGAACACTGCAGCCTGGTCAGGAGCAGCACGAAACTAAATTCAGGTGGCTTTTAAATCCATCGCAAGTCTGCAGGACTTCAGACTGTTAACAATGcatgtttgaattttttattttttttttccacatagaaatattccTGCAACGCATTAACACAGTTTGTAACTGCCACTGCCGTTCTCACATTGAGAAACATCGCTCTAAATGACTTTGTGATAGGATTGTAATTATACCACAACGCCGTCGAGTTCTCGAATCCGATTACGTTAtcgcttctatagtaacagcacgGACGCTCCACAAACAGATTCACGCCGTGTTATTCAACAATAGAAAAAATGCACCGTCGTTGATTTGGTGGCGTTTTCTTTTacgtttctggaaggagtctccagtgtcagcacgtCGTAACAAGAATTAAAAGTTGCTCGTTCAGGTTTTCACCACGGTAACGTCTTCAGGATGGGAAGGCTTTACTTTTTCCGCTTTCTCCGTAacataagaaaaagaaaggctggtgagggaactactgtttatagctgctataatgtaaatgatggtggatgtttcacaatattaaatgtataacTATAACCAGATAAATAAATCGACATtctttattcaataaaaattctaattatttgtaaattagaatttttattaattaaagaaaaaaaaaaaacactactttGTCATTGagtattttcttataacagcatatcctgttttatttcttacttattgTAGGTTAAatgctgctgtttttattaatttttttttgttgttgtaattttaaAGCAGCTACTGGGATAAAAAATCAAATTCACCATTCGTGTTTCCAGTTTATTGAATAAAGCTGCAGCATAGTGAAGTGGTTCTGATACGGTCATATCGGTAATAAACCCAGAAACTCTCACCGCTTTCTTCCACAGTGGTTGgcggagaaggaaaaaaaaaaaaaaaaaaatggagacaaGTGTGCAAGAATTCTTTCCATTTTGAACAGTTCAGTCTTATTTTTACGCAATAAAAATCTATTCGAGCTACTCGTatctttttccacagaaggCTAAAAGATCAGTAATAGtgctcaataataataatataataaaatataatacctCAAACATTAGCCAAAATAAAAAGTACAgattacattaatatttaaggATACCTTGCagtcatttattaaatttttttttccttttttttttttagtaggtTCTGTTAAAATAATACACGACTCATATATAATGTAGAAagcagaagagaaaaaaaaaaaggaattaggTCTCTGTAAGAGATGCAGTGTTGGTCATATTTGTACAATTTTACACTTATAGACCTTTAgcggtctgtttttttttttttaataacaagtCCTTGCATTAACTttcatcataattttttttttttttaaatcttcattTAACTTCATTCCCACATCCCGGATAAAAGGAAAAATCCATGCTATAAACCATTCAGTAAGACTTCTGATCGAGTTTGGCTTGTATATAGAAGAATATAGTGCCTCGTGGTGATAAAGTTCTGCTTTCTCTTGGTCACTTCTTGACAGGACCGTAGAGAGCTTCAGTAGCGTCAGACAGAAAGGGGGGAGGAGCTTATCGTTATGAGACAGAGGCTTCAGGTTGGTTGTGAGGATATGGGATACGGGTCTTTTCAGGCGACTCGCTTTCGCCCTTCGCGCATTAACAGCAGTAAGAGCGATTTCTCTTCCGGCGTTCCTCTTCGCATCAACGTTCGATTAAAAGGATTCAGCATTCTACCCTTAAAACCAAACAAGCTCAGATTTGAGCTATTTCTGAAAGAAACCTGAACAACAGGGTTTTATGAAAATCAACATCCTGATGATGCACCTGACTGGGTTTTGTTAAAGCTTCAGTACGAGTAACTAAATATTCTTCCTGTAGTTTAGTGGTCAGATGTGTAGTTAAAGGCCACACGAGGCCCTCATGCAGATGTGCGCGGCAGTAACAACATTCATATCCAAACACAATAGGAATGATCCGTCAGGCTTCATGTAGCATTAGTCCTTATGAAGGACATTTCGTAAGTCGATCGCAGTCCAGGTCTAAGGCCTGTAAAACTACATCTGGCATCATTTTACACATCGGTTACGATATCAAACCCAATTTCATCCAGTCTGAGcagagcatttaaaaaaaaaaacgtaactGTCGATTTTACATACAAGTTGTATGTCAGCGTGAAAACTAGAAGAGATGAAGTTCCCGTCCGGGATTTAGTTTATCCTCGCTGCCATGCTGCCATCATCCTCTTTCTTCCCCCCTTTGTGAATTTTGTAGAGAGCTGCTTCAATCCAAATCTTCCTAACTCCAAATAAATAGTTGAAGCAAACTAGGGATGATGAAATGTCTTTATCAAAAAAATTGCCCCTGCCCTTTTCTCAGAAAGTCAGCAAGAGAActtggggtttgtttgttttgtttttttcctgtactGCGCATGTGAGGTTTGGGGTCTCGGACATTCGTTGCCGCCAACGAGAGGCAGTGAAGATGCGCAAGAGTTGAGCAGGGAGCAGCAGGACCGCAGCACACCTTCCTGACGACGCCGTATCTCTTCTACTTCCAGCAGGAAACCACAGCTCCAGGAACACTAGCTTTTAtctgggaagaagaaaaggggggggaaaaaacgcaGAAGGAAGAAGACACGCGTCAGTGATTTATATtttaagctgtgtgtgtatataatgagtgAACAAGTTAAAGACTGAAACAGTACCTTTGTTTTCTTCTGATTCAGTAGCTGCTTGCTCTGAGTGCCTTTGGCATAGTTGGTTATATTTTGATTCTacatccttttaaaaaaaaaaaaaatggtgagcAAACTTCAGTATGAATCTTAGAAGGATGAAGTCAATATTTTCAGTCAAGAATAGTcttgcaaagaaagaaaaaaaaaagccccgaGAGGTTTGGTATCCTTTGCACTATGGCTACTACACTAATGTAACCGACAAGTCATGAAAATCTCCATAATCATGTATaaatcattatatttttttgtaaaacagcACAGATGTGTCCCAAGTTCAAGCAAAACTACATTGTAATGTGCATAATGTCTGGATTTTACCTAAAAATTCTGCCTCCTGGGAGACACCCGTGAATATCTAAGTTTTTACTGCACTTTTCTGGTCACATGCGCCAGGTCAGCGTGATGGCTTTGTGAATGTCACGATGCAAAGAACTTCGAGCAAAAAATTGACTAGAATCCCGTCTTTAAAAGTTATTACAGTTTCATTTAAATCAGTTAGTGCTGAGTAAATGAGGTAGGTTTGCCCGATTGTTGATGTGCTAGAGGAAAAAGTCTTTGCTCTATCATCTGCCGTGTCAGTTAAACGGCATCTCTCTGTGACGGTTATGGTCGCCCACAAGTGCGTTAaaaacttatatttatatatataaaaaaaacagcaaattaGAAAACACCACAGAAAAACAATAACTCGGAACATTGCATGCCCGTTGCAGGGTGGATGTTCACAGTA
Proteins encoded:
- the foxr1 gene encoding forkhead box protein R1 isoform X2, which gives rise to MSCFHLRRRMFLNSDEANAVKKEKKGRKMFLQLQTSEKFLDLHLRTGLHDWDMNEEINLTTTTDQFYQDEMRNEQYLAQWHYARISRRTLPEELHQPNTTDCKESVTQPNLWLMVNPCLACPIKYPVRDKMPSLPKLTIDRSASGPALDVPGQNLHLLSLSDETCLDESLRDTSLSSEYQLTDDASSEDVAICRKVKGTRRGRAPKGPSSRRLGLAQSRRLQRVLQDSHNLKSGAWPRPPVNYCILIAMALSSSRSGSLNVQQIYNFAREHFPFFLTAPEGWKNTIRHNLCFSTSFRKTPQQVTGDGKRKSCLWHLTLDGRRRLRNEIHTLTADSFRMLKRSMNYPDMIQALFEL
- the foxr1 gene encoding forkhead box protein R1 isoform X1, giving the protein MSCFHLRRRMFLNSDEANAVKKEKKGRKMFLQLQTSEKFLDLHLRTGLHDWDMNEEINLTTTTDQFYQDEMRNEQYLAQWHYARISRRTLPEELHQPNTTDCKESVTQPNLWLMVNPCLACPIKYPVRDKMPSLPKLTIDRSASGPALDVPGQNLHLLSLSDETCLDESLRDTSLSSEYQLTDDASSEDVAICRKVKGTRRGRAPKGPSSRRLGLAQSRRLQRVLQDSHNLKSGAWPRPPVNYCILIAMALSSSRSGSLNVQQIYNFAREHFPFFLTAPEGWKNTIRHNLCFSTSFRKTPQQVTGDGKRKSCLWHLTLDGRRRLRNEIHTLTADSFRMLKRSMNYPGQILILALRWQVL
- the cenatac gene encoding coiled-coil domain-containing protein 84, with amino-acid sequence MGAFYCAVCRQTDFSGKGHIYGKSHQSRLKVVLVKFLDKVREARRTLKCPQVEKFDASQHEAKFWCYCCEVEVQKHVTDGRVAVLHGGLLEHMSTQEHRKNTNAFWWRNKADPKHKEKFIITEQETDRFKEEVVKALGQYEEKEDTLIKEQAALIRSQEQHRLEVLQALIEPDPELQQSTEPEQQNIQQMTCTGSEQTGRSHSELNEQAGPSRNDPFMQSQWDESGQGLTFIGDQDCYDGGNVHTGAVPPWLLEDPEDESAGNSQDIGPSLQDFLKHKEQQKLKKLPANRVGANFDHGSHTDANWLPSFGRVWNSGRRWQSRHQFRQEEAQSGQKRRRERGGKAAKKQKHLTNGDV